In one Niallia taxi genomic region, the following are encoded:
- the nfsA gene encoding oxygen-insensitive NADPH nitroreductase gives MNNVIETMLNHRSVRKFKDEELTHEQIKTIVEAAQSASTSSFIQAYSIIGITDKEKKKKLAELAGNQNYVAENGHVFVFCADLHRHDVAAAMEGKDVSTSLESTEKFMVSLIDAALAAQNAALAAESMGLGICYIGGIRNQLPEVVELLKTPDRVLPLFAIVAGYPDQHTDTKPRVPFHHVYHENEYEQDLETYKQELEEYNNIISAYYQERTNNERSDTWTAQMIGMLDKKARLYMKEFVEGKKFDLK, from the coding sequence ATGAACAATGTAATTGAAACGATGCTGAACCATCGTTCTGTAAGAAAATTTAAGGATGAGGAATTAACTCACGAGCAAATTAAAACGATTGTCGAAGCAGCTCAAAGTGCTTCAACATCAAGCTTCATTCAAGCATATAGCATTATCGGCATTACAGATAAAGAAAAGAAAAAGAAGCTGGCAGAGCTTGCTGGCAATCAAAACTATGTTGCTGAGAATGGACATGTATTCGTATTTTGTGCAGATCTGCATCGCCATGACGTTGCTGCGGCAATGGAAGGAAAGGATGTTTCTACATCACTTGAAAGCACAGAGAAATTTATGGTCAGCTTAATTGATGCAGCCCTAGCAGCCCAAAATGCAGCTCTTGCTGCAGAATCAATGGGACTTGGTATTTGCTATATTGGCGGAATCCGTAATCAATTGCCAGAAGTGGTTGAACTGTTAAAAACACCGGACAGAGTGCTGCCATTATTCGCTATTGTCGCAGGTTATCCAGATCAGCATACAGATACTAAGCCAAGAGTACCTTTCCATCATGTGTATCATGAAAATGAATATGAACAAGATTTGGAAACGTACAAACAAGAGCTTGAAGAATACAACAACATTATATCTGCCTACTACCAAGAAAGAACAAACAACGAAAGAAGCGATACATGGACAGCCCAGATGATAGGCATGTTAGATAAAAAAGCACGTTTATATATGAAGGAATTTGTAGAAGGAAAAAAATTCGATTTAAAATAA
- the yhbH gene encoding sporulation protein YhbH, giving the protein MTKPENNHQFVISQEDWSLHRKGHDDQQRHQEKVQEAIKNNLPDLITEENIVMSNGREVVKIPIRSLDEYKIRYNYDKNKHVGQGNGDSQVGDVVARDGSGGQKGPGKGQGAGDQAGEDYFEAEVSLMELEEALFKQLELPNLKRKEQDQIVVENIEFNDIRKTGLMGNIDKKRTMMSAFKRNAMSNKPGFYPIYPEDLKFKTWNEVTKPESKAVVLAMMDTSGSMGLWEKYMARSFFFWMTRFLRTKYETVEIEFIAHHTEAKVVSEEDFFSKGESGGTICSSVYRKALELIDAKYDPNRFNIYPFHFSDGDNLTSDNARCVKLVEELMEVSNMFGYGEVNQYNRHSTLMSAYKNISNEKFRHYLLRQKADVFNAMTSFFRKEENGKMYA; this is encoded by the coding sequence ATGACAAAGCCTGAAAATAACCACCAGTTTGTAATTTCCCAAGAAGATTGGTCCCTCCATCGTAAAGGCCATGATGACCAGCAACGACACCAGGAAAAAGTACAGGAGGCAATCAAGAATAATCTGCCCGATTTGATTACAGAAGAAAACATTGTTATGTCTAATGGAAGAGAAGTAGTGAAAATCCCTATACGTTCTTTAGATGAATATAAAATTCGCTATAATTATGATAAAAATAAACATGTTGGGCAAGGAAATGGAGATAGCCAAGTTGGCGATGTTGTGGCTCGAGATGGATCTGGCGGCCAAAAGGGACCTGGCAAAGGGCAAGGTGCCGGCGACCAGGCTGGCGAAGATTACTTTGAAGCAGAAGTGTCCTTAATGGAGCTGGAGGAAGCACTCTTTAAACAATTAGAGCTGCCAAATCTTAAGCGAAAAGAACAGGATCAAATCGTAGTCGAAAATATTGAATTTAACGATATTAGAAAAACTGGGCTCATGGGTAATATTGATAAGAAGCGTACGATGATGTCAGCCTTTAAACGTAATGCGATGAGCAATAAACCAGGGTTTTATCCTATTTATCCAGAGGATTTGAAGTTTAAAACTTGGAATGAAGTGACAAAGCCGGAATCGAAGGCAGTTGTTCTAGCAATGATGGATACGAGCGGTTCAATGGGACTGTGGGAAAAGTATATGGCAAGAAGCTTTTTCTTCTGGATGACAAGATTTCTCCGCACGAAATATGAAACAGTCGAAATCGAATTCATCGCCCATCATACAGAAGCAAAAGTCGTGTCAGAAGAAGACTTTTTCTCTAAAGGAGAAAGCGGGGGTACTATTTGTTCGTCTGTTTACCGTAAGGCGCTCGAACTGATTGATGCCAAGTACGATCCAAACAGGTTTAATATTTACCCATTCCATTTCTCAGATGGCGACAATCTCACATCAGACAACGCACGCTGTGTTAAGCTTGTCGAGGAGCTGATGGAAGTGTCCAATATGTTTGGTTATGGAGAGGTAAATCAATACAACCGCCACAGCACATTAATGTCTGCCTACAAGAACATCTCTAACGAAAAGTTTAGGCATTACTTGTTGAGACAGAAGGCAGATGTCTTCAACGCGATGACGAGCTTTTTCCGCAAAGAAGAAAATGGAAAGATGTATGCGTAA
- a CDS encoding HIT family protein has product MTCIGCDLAHKKLPVHVVFENDFVCCILDHDPYNEGHVLILTKKHFEDMDELDAETASYCFQAARVISKAVKTLYKPDGITICQNGGVFSELSHFHMHIVPRYKQQAFAAFYLDDPFNNANLRNKLLKTQTDLKAAIQEINELV; this is encoded by the coding sequence TTGACTTGTATAGGGTGTGATTTAGCACATAAAAAGCTTCCAGTGCATGTAGTATTTGAAAATGATTTTGTTTGCTGTATTTTAGACCATGACCCATACAATGAAGGCCATGTTTTAATATTAACAAAGAAACACTTTGAGGATATGGATGAACTGGATGCAGAAACAGCAAGCTACTGTTTCCAAGCAGCAAGAGTGATATCAAAAGCGGTAAAGACCCTTTATAAACCAGATGGTATAACGATTTGTCAAAATGGAGGAGTTTTTAGCGAGTTATCGCATTTTCATATGCATATTGTACCAAGATATAAGCAACAGGCTTTCGCAGCTTTTTATTTAGATGATCCGTTTAATAATGCAAATTTAAGAAATAAGCTATTAAAAACTCAAACTGACTTGAAAGCAGCTATTCAAGAGATAAATGAACTGGTATAA
- a CDS encoding PrkA family serine protein kinase: MSILKKIEMYRQEEDLLKWEGTFAEYLEILKEKPWVAQSAHSRVYNMIKDAGIDEVNGKKEYKFFSNQLFGLEGSLESLVEEYFHPAAKRLDVRKRILLLMGPVSGGKSTLVTMLKRGLEEYTYTERGAVYAIKGCPMHEDPLHMIPHNLRKDFYDEYGIRIEGNLSPLNLMRLQEEYNGKIEDVMVERVFFSEDKRTGIGTFSPSDPKSQDIADLTGSIDFSTIAEYGSESDPRAYRFDGELNKANRGMMEFQEMLKCDEKFLWHLLSLTQEGNFKAGRFALISADELIVAHTNETEYRSFIANKKNEALHSRIIVMPVPYNLKASEEERIYEKMIRESDVADVHIAPHTLKIAAIFTILTRLKEPKKGDIDLVKKMRLYDGESVEGFSSADIKELQNEYGDEGMSGIDPRYVINRISSTIIRKDITTINALDVLRSLKDGLDQHSSITNELREKYLNCISLARKEYDEIAKKEVQKAFVYSYEESAKTLMDNYLDNVEAYCNKNKLRDPLTGEEINPDEKLMRSIEEQIGISENAKKSFREEILIRISAYARKGKRFDYNSHDRLREAIQKKLFADLKDVVKITTSTKTPDEQQLKKVNEVIARLIDEHGYNSTSANDLLRYVGSLLNR, encoded by the coding sequence ATGAGTATATTAAAAAAAATCGAGATGTATAGACAGGAAGAAGACTTGCTTAAGTGGGAAGGAACATTTGCTGAGTATTTGGAAATTTTGAAGGAAAAGCCATGGGTAGCTCAATCAGCGCATTCACGTGTATACAATATGATTAAAGACGCTGGCATTGATGAAGTAAATGGGAAAAAGGAATATAAATTTTTCTCGAATCAGCTATTTGGTTTAGAGGGGTCATTAGAAAGCTTAGTAGAAGAGTATTTCCATCCTGCGGCAAAACGTCTAGATGTCCGAAAACGTATTTTGCTGCTTATGGGGCCAGTCAGTGGCGGTAAGTCGACACTTGTAACCATGCTGAAAAGGGGATTGGAAGAATACACATACACAGAACGAGGCGCCGTATATGCAATTAAAGGCTGCCCGATGCATGAAGATCCTCTTCACATGATTCCGCATAATTTACGCAAGGATTTTTACGATGAATATGGCATTCGCATTGAAGGTAATTTATCACCATTAAATTTAATGAGACTCCAGGAAGAATATAATGGAAAAATTGAAGATGTCATGGTTGAAAGGGTCTTCTTCTCAGAAGATAAACGTACAGGAATTGGTACATTCAGCCCATCTGACCCGAAATCTCAAGATATTGCCGATTTAACTGGAAGCATTGACTTCTCGACAATCGCTGAATACGGATCAGAATCAGATCCGCGCGCCTATCGCTTTGATGGAGAATTAAACAAGGCGAACAGAGGGATGATGGAGTTCCAGGAAATGCTCAAATGTGATGAAAAATTCCTATGGCATTTGCTTTCTTTAACACAAGAAGGAAATTTCAAAGCTGGCCGTTTCGCTCTTATTTCTGCCGATGAATTGATTGTGGCACATACGAATGAAACAGAGTATCGCTCCTTTATTGCCAACAAAAAGAATGAAGCATTGCATTCTCGTATTATAGTAATGCCTGTGCCTTATAACTTAAAGGCATCTGAGGAAGAACGAATTTACGAAAAAATGATAAGAGAAAGTGATGTTGCAGATGTGCACATTGCTCCACATACATTAAAAATTGCCGCAATATTCACAATATTAACGAGGTTGAAGGAGCCGAAAAAAGGCGATATTGACCTAGTCAAGAAGATGCGTCTTTATGATGGTGAAAGTGTTGAAGGCTTCAGTTCGGCTGACATTAAAGAATTGCAGAATGAATATGGTGATGAGGGCATGAGCGGGATTGATCCACGTTATGTAATCAACCGTATTTCATCAACTATTATTCGTAAGGACATCACGACAATTAATGCATTAGACGTGCTTCGCTCCTTAAAGGATGGCTTGGATCAGCATTCATCCATTACGAATGAATTGCGTGAAAAGTACCTGAATTGCATTTCTCTTGCCCGCAAGGAATATGATGAAATTGCGAAAAAAGAAGTGCAAAAAGCGTTCGTTTACTCTTATGAGGAATCAGCTAAAACACTTATGGATAACTATTTGGATAATGTGGAGGCATATTGCAATAAGAATAAGCTTCGCGATCCACTTACAGGTGAGGAAATCAATCCTGATGAAAAGCTGATGCGCTCCATTGAAGAACAAATTGGCATCTCTGAAAATGCGAAAAAATCATTCCGTGAGGAGATTCTTATCCGCATTTCTGCATATGCACGAAAAGGAAAAAGATTTGATTATAACTCTCATGACCGCTTGAGAGAAGCAATCCAGAAGAAGCTATTCGCTGATTTGAAAGATGTCGTTAAGATTACGACGTCCACTAAAACACCTGATGAGCAGCAGCTTAAAAAAGTGAATGAGGTCATTGCACGCCTAATTGATGAGCATGGCTACAATTCAACATCTGCAAATGATTTGCTGCGTTATGTTGGAAGTCTATTAAATCGCTGA
- a CDS encoding GNAT family N-acetyltransferase: MTITIKKCMMEDVNMLQEISYETFNETFKDQNSPENMTSYLEKAFSIEQLKTELKNTSSQFFFVFVYNEIAGYLKINTDNAQSEAMGAESLEVERIYVKNQYQKLGLGQKLFNKAIDVSQELNKKKIWLGVWEKNQNAIAFYKRNGFVQTGAHSFYMGEEKQIDFIMTKTIL, translated from the coding sequence ATGACTATTACGATAAAAAAATGCATGATGGAGGATGTTAACATGCTCCAAGAAATCAGCTATGAAACATTTAACGAGACATTTAAAGATCAGAATTCACCTGAAAATATGACTTCCTATTTGGAAAAGGCATTTAGTATAGAACAGTTAAAAACAGAACTAAAAAATACTTCTTCTCAATTCTTTTTTGTTTTTGTTTATAACGAAATCGCCGGATATTTAAAGATTAATACAGATAATGCTCAGTCTGAAGCTATGGGGGCAGAATCACTTGAGGTGGAAAGAATATATGTAAAGAACCAGTATCAAAAGCTTGGGCTTGGGCAAAAGCTTTTTAATAAGGCAATAGATGTTTCCCAGGAGCTAAATAAAAAGAAAATTTGGCTTGGTGTATGGGAAAAAAATCAAAATGCCATCGCCTTTTATAAAAGAAATGGATTTGTTCAAACTGGTGCCCATTCCTTTTATATGGGAGAGGAAAAACAAATAGACTTTATAATGACTAAAACAATTCTGTGA
- the trmL gene encoding tRNA (uridine(34)/cytosine(34)/5-carboxymethylaminomethyluridine(34)-2'-O)-methyltransferase TrmL, whose amino-acid sequence MALHIVLYQPQIPSNTGNIARTCAGTDTVLHLIRPLGFSTDDKMLKRAGLDYWEHVDIRYYDSIDIFFEENKEGEFFYLTKFGTKPHSSFDYSDKDKDYYFIFGRETTGLPKDIIENNKDRALRIPMTDHIRSLNLSNTAAILVYEALRQQDYRDLNKKYE is encoded by the coding sequence TTGGCTTTACATATCGTATTATATCAACCACAAATCCCATCCAATACCGGCAATATCGCAAGAACTTGTGCTGGAACAGATACAGTGCTCCATCTTATTCGTCCATTAGGCTTTTCAACAGATGACAAGATGCTGAAACGCGCTGGATTAGATTACTGGGAGCATGTCGATATCCGTTATTATGATTCCATTGACATTTTCTTTGAGGAAAATAAAGAAGGAGAATTCTTCTATTTGACGAAGTTTGGCACGAAGCCGCATTCTTCCTTTGATTACAGTGACAAGGACAAGGATTATTATTTCATTTTCGGCAGAGAAACGACAGGCTTGCCGAAGGATATCATTGAAAACAATAAAGACAGAGCATTGCGCATTCCAATGACTGACCATATCCGTTCCTTGAATTTATCAAACACAGCGGCAATTCTTGTTTATGAAGCGCTGAGACAGCAGGACTATCGTGATTTAAATAAAAAGTACGAATAA
- a CDS encoding YczE/YyaS/YitT family protein — MKYIIYILGIAILTFGISFTIQSDIGTSPFDALLVGLSMRIGLTVGSWEIILAAILITCNALLTKQKPEIAGLLTAFITGIFIDIWLFIMDICLTTELWYSKGIYFTIGLVLISLGTAIYLHTNIAPIPVDRLTLIIQELTNTNIFIARTFIYLLFLILAVLLNGPIGIGTLLTVCLGGMVLHFFMPYTEKILIYYIKSEDQQHSEKIKC; from the coding sequence GTGAAATACATTATTTATATTTTAGGAATTGCCATCTTAACCTTTGGTATTTCTTTTACGATTCAATCAGATATTGGAACTTCACCTTTTGATGCACTTTTAGTGGGCTTGTCCATGAGGATAGGTTTAACTGTTGGAAGCTGGGAAATAATTCTCGCTGCTATCCTAATAACCTGCAATGCCTTATTAACGAAACAAAAACCAGAAATTGCAGGGCTATTAACAGCATTTATAACAGGTATTTTTATTGATATATGGCTATTTATAATGGACATCTGCCTAACAACTGAGCTTTGGTACAGTAAAGGAATATACTTTACGATTGGGTTAGTTCTTATCAGTCTTGGAACTGCTATTTACCTACACACAAATATTGCTCCAATACCAGTGGACAGATTAACATTAATTATCCAAGAATTAACGAATACAAATATATTTATTGCAAGAACATTCATTTATCTTTTATTTTTGATTTTGGCAGTACTATTAAATGGGCCAATTGGTATCGGTACTTTACTAACTGTTTGCCTAGGGGGGATGGTTCTCCATTTCTTTATGCCGTATACCGAAAAGATCTTAATCTACTATATAAAATCAGAAGACCAGCAGCATTCTGAAAAAATAAAATGCTAA
- a CDS encoding DUF5348 domain-containing protein, whose protein sequence is MYAELAKNEQGRYALPNGEYFTAEDDIEALIKDQWIKTTVHHNHDDYYLVGFADIPMEGLIAKYPNVV, encoded by the coding sequence ATGTATGCAGAATTAGCTAAAAATGAACAAGGCAGATATGCTTTACCAAATGGCGAATATTTTACAGCAGAAGACGACATTGAAGCCCTCATTAAGGATCAATGGATTAAAACCACTGTTCATCATAATCATGATGATTATTATTTGGTCGGCTTTGCAGATATCCCTATGGAAGGCTTAATTGCCAAATACCCTAATGTTGTTTAA